In a single window of the Hippoglossus hippoglossus isolate fHipHip1 chromosome 7, fHipHip1.pri, whole genome shotgun sequence genome:
- the LOC117764928 gene encoding taste receptor type 1 member 1-like, whose amino-acid sequence MKYVLASLCLLGSLLRASSTQCPVPASEFQLEGDYLIGGLFDIHHVSTIDYRVRPEAIDCSSQPFFLPNYRRFQLMRFAVEEINNSTELLPNVSLGYEIFDHCSDTQNFPAIFHLMSVNGLIEAWGETHESEVSDVIAVVGPFTTNQALIVAPMFMGDLVPVVSYGSSSSVLSKKAKFPSFLRTVHPNKDTIAVIVRILQHFNWRWVAFLNSDTDFGIDGLDTFLNVIEDSEICLAYTKVVHEGVNYSQMFKQIEEQSIHIIIVFAPKVHVEALIESAIQLNISNKVWIADDGWALNQELPKKKGIGNIGTVLGVSQTVIGMPGFSDFISSLKSHTHCGNEGQQTFCNQVCNCSSLSAEDIITADPTFSFPVYSAVYAIAHALHNVLQCGAGTCNDCSAVYPHKVLAELKKSNFTLLNRSIQFDENGDPKFGSYSIVFWNKSGNAQEIGFYRVYPSANFFINSTEIEWYKDGEVPTSLCSPECPVGYAKKSDGIHKCCFTCQMCPNGTYVNSTEDPYKCIDCKETEWSAEGSTSCTLRLVEYIPFTDSGAILIMFGASALVGITLSMSVLFAVNYNTPVVRSAGGPMCFLILGCLSLCSLSVFFYFGKPTVSYCILRFLPFFLFYTVCMACFVVRSFQIVCIFKMAAKFPKLHSWWMKYHGQWLVITVAFVTQALLITIGYSYAPPRPYNETLWYPDKIILSCDFSLKACSAPVSLLLCLCCLCFIFSYMGKDLPKNYNEAKAITFCLLLLILTWIIFATEYTLYRGSYIQTHNATAVLSSLYSFLLWYFLPKCYIIIFQPKKNTQQYFQGLIQNYTKTISQ is encoded by the exons ATGAAATATGTTCTtgcttctctgtgtctgctgggcTCTCTTCTACGCGCCTCCTCGACTCAATGCCCGGTCCCAGCCTCGGAGTTTCAGCTGGAAGGAGACTACCTGATAGGTGGACTTTTTGATATTCATCACGTCAGCACCATTGATTACCGAGTCAGACCAGAGGCCATCGACTGCTCCAG TCAACCCTTCTTTCTGCCAAATTATCGAAGGTTTCAGTTGATGCGATTCGCCGTGGAGGAAATCAATAACTCCACCGAGCTGCTGCCAAATGTGTCTCTTGGCTATGAGATTTTTGACCACTGCTCAGATACACAGAATTTCCCAGCGATTTTTCACCTCATGTCAGTCAATGGCTTGATTGAAGCTTGGGGTGAAACACACGAGTCCGAAGTGTCCGACGTGATCGCAGTGGTTGGTCCTTTCACAACCAATCAGGCCCTGATTGTGGCCCCAATGTTCATGGGGGATCTCGTTCCTGTG GTCAGTTATGGATCTTCTAGTTCTGTCCTTTCAAAGAAAGCTAAATTCCCCTCTTTCCTACGCACAGTCCATCCTAATAAAGACACCATAGCAGTGATTGTTAGGATTCTGCAACACTTCAACTGGCGCTGGGTTGCCTTCCTTAACAGTGACACTGATTTTGGCATCGATGGACTTGACACGTTCTTAAATGTGATTGAGGACTCTGAGATCTGCCTGGCGTACACCAAAGTTGTCCATGAAGGAGTTAATTACTCCCAAATGTTCAAACAGATAGAGGAACAGAGTATACacataattattgtttttgctCCAAAAGTGCATGTTGAAGCTCTCATTGAATCAGCGATACAACTGAATATCTCCAACAAGGTGTGGATAGCAGATGATGGATGGGCCTTGAACCAGGAGCTCCCCAAGAAGAAAGGAATCGGAAATATTGGAACTGTGCTCGGAGTGTCTCAGACAGTCATCGGAATGCCTGGTTTCAGTGATTTCATCTCGTCTTTGAAAAGCCACACTCACTGTGGAAATGAAGGACAGCAGACGTTTTGTAATCAGGTTTGCAACTGCAGTAGCCTGAGTGCAGAAGACATCATCACAGCAGACCcaactttctcttttcctgtttattctgctgtgtaCGCCATTGCACATGCtttacacaatgttttacaATGTGGAGCCGGCACATGTAATGACTGCAGTGCAGTGTACCCTCACAAG GTTCTTGCTGAGCTAAAGAAGTCAAACTTTACGCTGTTAAATCGAAGTATTCAGTTCGATGAGAACGGTGACCCCAAGTTCGGATCCTATTCTATAGTTTTCTGGAACAAGAGTGGTAATGCGCAGGAGATCGGCTTTTATCGTGTCTACCCATCGGCCAACTTTTTCATCAACAGCACTGAAATAGAGTGGTACAAGGATGGAGAA GTGCCTACTTCCCTGTGTTCCCCAGAGTGTCCTGTGGGATATGCAAAAAAGTCAGATGGAATCCACAAGTGCTGCTTCACTTGTCAAATGTGTCCCAATGGAACTTATGTCAACAGCACAG AGGATCCGTACAAGTGCATAGACTGTAAGGAGACAGAGTGGTCTGCAGAAGGAAGCACCTCATGCACCCTGCGGCTGGTGGAGTACATCCCATTCACAGACAGTGGGGCTATACTGATCATGTTCGGGGCCTCGGCCCTGGTGGGCATCACACTCTCCATGTCTGTTCTCTTTGCCGTGAACTACAACACCCCTGTTGTCAGATCTGCTGGGGGACCCATGTGCTTCCTAATCTTAGGCTGCCTCAGTCTGTGTagtctcagtgttttcttttactttggcAAACCAACTGTTTCTTATTGTATCTTGAGGTTCTTACCGTTCTTCTTGTTCTACACTGTTTGTATGGCATGTTTTGTTGTGCGCTCGTTTCAAATTGTTTGCAttttcaaaatggctgccaagTTTCCCAAGCTGCACAGCTGGTGGATGAAGTATCATGGCCAGTGGCTGGTCATCACTGTGGCATTTGTCACTCAGGCACTCTTAATAACCATTGGCTATTCTTACGCTCCCCCCAGGCCCTACAATGAAACCTTATGGTACCCAGATAAAATCATACTTAGTTGTGACTTCAGTCTGAAAGCCTGCTCTGCTCCTGTATCTTTACTTCTATGTCTGTGCTgtctttgctttattttctcctaCATGGGGAAAGACCTCCCCAAAAATTACAACGAGGCCAAAGCGATAAcgttctgtctgctgctgctgatcctcACCTGGATCATCTTTGCCACTGAATACACGCTTTACCGGGGAAGTTACATCCAAACTCATAACGCCACGGCAGTGCTCTCCAGTCTCTACTCCTTTCTGTTGTGGTACTTCCTGCCAAAATGTTACATCATCATTTTCCAACctaagaaaaacacacagcagtacTTCCAAGGTCTCATTCAGAACTATACCAAAACTATAAGCCAGTAG
- the LOC117764942 gene encoding LOW QUALITY PROTEIN: taste receptor type 1 member 1-like (The sequence of the model RefSeq protein was modified relative to this genomic sequence to represent the inferred CDS: deleted 2 bases in 1 codon), translating into MKRFLFCLCLMGSLLRASSTQCTVPASEFQLEGDYLIGGLFDIHHVSDSVHQVRPEAIDCSSQPFIVSSYRRFQMMRFAVEQINNSTNLLPNVSLGYEIFDHCSEFQNFPGIFKLISFNGSIEVWGEKHKNMFKMSKMVGVVGPFSSTETPTVAPLFMMDLIPMVSYGAASSAFSEKAKYPSFLRTVHSNEEIIEVIVNILLHFKWKWVAFLNSGDDFGEDGLTSFLKRIKDTEICLPFTKKLTDDTNHSQMFKQIDVQRIQIIIVFAPELTSEDLIRSAIRLNVTNKVWIAGDTWSLNKMLPKERGIQNIGTVLGVSQSVVMIPGFSDFIHSSKSRIQCGNAKQPTFCNQVCNCDSLSAEELISMDPSFSFAVYSAVHALANALHNALQCEAGQCNDNITLSPYMVLAELKKSNFTLMNQTIRFDQNGNPRFGSYSIVFWNQSGDAQKIGFYDFPPSVHYFINGTKVEWYSGEEVPTSQCFPPCEVGYAKKPDGIHKCCFTCQLCQNGTYVNSTEDPYKCIDCKETEWSAEGSTSCTLRLVEYIPFTDSGAILIMFGASALVGITLSMSVLFAVNYNTPVVRSAGGPMCFLILGCLSLCSLSVFFYFGKPTVSYCILLYLCFFLFYTVCMACFVVRSFQIVCVFKMAAKFPKLHSWWMKYHGQWLVITVAFVTQALLITIGYSYAPPRPYNETLWYPDKIILSCDFSLKACSAPVSLLLCLCSLCFIFSYMGKDLPKNYNEAKAITFCLFLLILTWIIFATKYMLYRGRYIQTFNAAAVLSSLYSFLLWYFLPKCYIIIFQPKKNTQQYFQSLIQNYTKTISQ; encoded by the exons ATGAAacgttttctcttttgtctgtgtctgatgGGATCTCTTCTACGCGCCTCCTCGACTCAGTGCACTGTCCCAGCCTCAGAGTTTCAGCTGGAAGGAGACTATCTGATAGGTGGACTTTTTGATATTCATCATGTCAGTGACTCTGTACATCAAGTCAGACCAGAGGCCATCGACTGCTCCAG TCAACCCTTCATTGTGTCCAGTTATCGGAGGTTTCAGATGATGAGATTCGCTGTGGAGCAAATCAATAACTCCACCAACCTGCTGCCTAATGTGTCTCTTGGTTATGAGATTTTTGACCACTGCTCAGAATTTCAGAATTTCCCAGGAATTTTCAAACTCATCTCATTCAATGGCTCAATTGAAGTCTGGGGTGAAAAACATAAGAATATGttcaaaatgtctaaaatggtAGGAGTGGTCGGCCCCTTCTCAAGCACTGAGACACCGACTGTCGCCCCACTGTTCATGATGGATCTCATCCCTATG GTCAGCTATGGAGCTGCCAGCTCTGCCTTCTCAGAGAAAGCGAAATATCCCTCTTTCCTGCGAACAGTGCATTCCAATGAAGAAATCATAGAAGTGATTGTCAACATCCTACTGCACTTCAAATGGAAGTGGGTTGCTTTCCTCAACAGTGGTGACGACTTTGGTGAGGACGGCCTCACGTCGTTCTTGAAGAGGATTAAAGACACTGAGATCTGCTTGCCGTTCACCAAAAAGCTCACTGACGACACTAATCACTCCCAAATGTTCAAACAGATAGACGTACAGAGGATACAAATCATTATTGTCTTTGCTCCTGAGTTGACCTCTGAAGATCTCATTAGGTCAGCAATACGACTGAATGTCACCAACAAGGTGTGGATAGCAGGGGACACCTGGTCCTTAAACAAGATGCTTCCCAAGGAGAGAGGAATCCAGAATATTGGAACTGTGCTCGGCGTGTCTCAGTCAGTAGTGATGATACCTGGTTTCAGTGATTTTATCCATTCTTCCAAAAGCAGGATTCAATGTGGTAATGCAAAACAACCGACGTTTTGTAATCAGGTTTGCAACTGTGACAGCCTGAGTGCAGAGGAACTCATTTCTATGGACCCATCCTTCTCTTTTGCTGTGTATTCTGCTGTGCATGCTCTTGCCAACGCCTTACACAATGCCTTACAATGTGAAGCTGGTCAATGTAATGACAATATTACACTGTCCCCTTACATG GTTCTAGCAGAGCTGAAGAAGTCAAACTTTACTCTTATGAATCAAACTATTCGCTTTGATCAAAATGGCAACCCCAGGTTTGGATCCTATTCTATAGTTTTCTGGAACCAGAGTGGTGACGCCCAGAAGATCGGCTTTTATGATTTTCCCCCATCGGtccattattttattaatggtACCAAAGTAGAGTGGTACTCAGGTGAAGAA GTGCCTACTTCACAGTGTTTCCCACCATGTGAAGTGGGATATGCAAAAAAGCCAGATGGAATCCACAAATGCTGCTTCACATGTCAACTCTGTCAGAATGGAACTTATGTCAACAGCACAG AGGATCCATACAAGTGCATAGACTGTAAGGAGACAGAGTGGTCTGCAGAAGGAAGCACCTCATGCACCCTGCGGCTGGTGGAGTACATCCCATTCACAGACAGTGGGGCTATACTGATCATGTTCGGGGCCTCGGCCCTGGTGGGCATCACACTCTCCATGTCTGTTCTCTTTGCCGTGAACTACAACACCCCTGTTGTCAGATCTGCTGGGGGACCCATGTGCTTCCTAATCTTAGGCTGCCTCAGTCTGTGTagtctcagtgttttcttttactttggcAAACCAACTGTTTCTTATTGTATCCTATTGTATCTT TGTTTCTTCTTGTTCTACACTGTTTGTATGGCATGTTTTGTTGTGCGCTCGTTTCAAATTGTTTGCGttttcaaaatggctgccaagTTTCCCAAGCTGCACAGCTGGTGGATGAAGTATCATGGACAGTGGCTGGTCATCACTGTGGCATTTGTTACTCAGGCACTCTTAATAACCATTGGCTATTCTTACGCTCCCCCCAGGCCCTACAATGAAACCTTATGGTACCCAGATAAAATCATACTTAGTTGTGACTTCAGTCTGAAAGCCTGCTCTGCTCCTGTATCTTTACTTCTATGTCTGTGCTctctttgctttattttctcctaCATGGGGAAAGACCTCCCCAAAAATTACAACGAGGCTAAAGCGATAACGTTCTGTCTGTTCCTGCTGATCCTCACCTGGATCATCTTTGCCACTAAATACATGCTTTACCGGGGACGTTACATCCAAACTTTTAACGCTGCGGCAGTGCTCTCCAGTCTCTACTCCTTTCTGTTGTGGTACTTCCTGCCAAAATGTTACATCATCATTTTCCAacccaagaaaaacacacaacagtacTTCCAAAGTCTCATTCAGAACTATACCAAAACTATTAGCCAGTAG
- the LOC117764944 gene encoding taste receptor type 1 member 1-like produces MKRFLFCLCLMGSLLRASSTQCTVPASEFQLEGDYLIGGLFDIHHVSDSVHQVRPEAIDCSSQPFIVSSYRRFQMMRFAVEQINNSTNLLPNVSLGYEIFDHCSEFQNFPGIFKLISFNGSIEVWGEKHKNMFKMSKMVGVVGPFSSTETLTAAPLFMMDLIPMVSYGAASSAFSEKAKYPSFLRTVHSNEEIIEVIVNILLHFKWKWVAFLNSGDDFGEDGLTSFLKRIKDTEICLPFTKKLTDDTNHSQMFKQIDVQRIQIIIVFAPELTSEDLIRSAIRLNVTNKVWIAGDTWSLNKMLPKERGIQNIGTVLGVSQSVVTIPGFSDFIHSSKSRIQCGNAKQPTFCNQVCNCDSLSAEELISMDPSFSFAVYSAVHALANALHNALQCEAGQCNDNITLSPYMVLAELKKSNFTLMNQSIRFDQNGNPRFGSYSIVFWNQSGDAQKIGFYDFHPSAHHFINGTKVEWYSGEEVPTSQCCPPCEVGYAKKPDGIHKCCFTCQLCRNGTYVNSTEDPYKCIDCKETEWSAEGSTSCTLRLVEYIPFTDSGAILIMFGASALVGITLSMSVLFAVNYNTPVVRSAGGPMCFLILGCLSLCSLSVFFYFGKPTVSYCILRFLPFFLFYTVCMACFVVRSFQIVCVFKMAAKFPKLHSWWMKYHGQWLVITVAFVAQALLITIVYSYAPPRPYNETLWYADKIILSCDFSLKACSAPVSLLLCLCCLCFIFSYMGKDLPKNYNEAKAITFCLLLLILTWIIFATEYMLYRGRYIQTFNAAAVLSSLYSFLLWYFLPKCYIIIFQPKKNTQQYFQGLIQNYTKTMSQ; encoded by the exons ATGAAacgttttctcttttgtctgtgtctgatgGGCTCTCTTCTACGTGCCTCCTCGACTCAGTGCACTGTCCCAGCCTCAGAGTTTCAGCTGGAAGGAGACTATCTGATAGGTGGACTTTTTGATATTCATCATGTCAGTGACTCTGTACATCAAGTCAGACCAGAGGCCATCGACTGCTCCAG TCAACCCTTCATTGTGTCCAGTTATCGGAGGTTTCAGATGATGAGATTCGCTGTGGAGCAAATCAATAACTCCACCAACCTGCTGCCTAATGTGTCTCTTGGTTATGAGATTTTTGACCACTGCTCAGAATTTCAGAATTTCCCAGGAATTTTCAAACTCATCTCATTCAATGGCTCAATTGAAGTCTGGGGTGAAAAACATAAGAATATGttcaaaatgtctaaaatggtAGGAGTGGTCGGCCCCTTCTCAAGCACTGAGACACTGACTGCCGCCCCACTGTTCATGATGGATCTCATCCCTATG GTCAGCTATGGAGCTGCCAGCTCTGCCTTCTCAGAGAAAGCGAAATATCCCTCTTTCCTGCGAACAGTGCATTCCAATGAAGAAATCATAGAAGTGATTGTCAACATCCTACTGCACTTCAAATGGAAGTGGGTTGCTTTCCTCAACAGTGGTGACGACTTTGGTGAGGACGGCCTCACGTCGTTCTTGAAGAGGATTAAAGACACTGAGATCTGCTTGCCGTTCACCAAAAAGCTCACTGACGACACTAATCACTCCCAAATGTTCAAACAGATAGACGTACAGAGGATACAAATCATTATTGTCTTTGCTCCTGAGTTGACCTCTGAAGATCTCATTAGGTCAGCAATACGACTGAATGTCACCAACAAGGTGTGGATAGCAGGGGACACCTGGTCCTTAAACAAGATGCTTCCCAAGGAGAGAGGAATCCAGAATATTGGAACTGTGCTCGGCGTGTCTCAGTCAGTAGTGACGATACCTGGTTTCAGTGATTTTATCCATTCTTCTAAAAGCAGGATTCAATGTGGTAATGCAAAACAACCGACGTTTTGTAATCAGGTTTGCAACTGTGACAGCCTGAGTGCAGAGGAACTCATTTCTATGGACCCATCTTTCTCTTTTGCTGTGTATTCTGCTGTGCATGCTCTTGCCAACGCCTTACACAATGCCTTACAATGTGAAGCTGGTCAATGTAATGACAATATTACACTGTCCCCTTACATG GTTCTAGCAGAGCTGAAGAAGTCAAACTTTACGCTTATGAATCAAAGTATTCGGTTTGATCAAAATGGCAACCCCAGGTTTGGATCCTATTCTATAGTTTTCTGGAACCAGAGTGGTGACGCCCAGAAGATCGGCTTTTACGATTTTCACCCATCGGCCCATCATTTTATTAACGGTACCAAAGTAGAGTGGTACTCAGGTGAAGAA GTGCCTACTTCACAGTGTTGCCCACCATGTGAAGTGGGATATGCAAAAAAGCCAGATGGAATCCACAAATGCTGCTTCACATGTCAACTCTGTCGGAATGGAACTTATGTCAACAGCACAG AGGATCCGTACAAGTGCATAGACTGTAAGGAGACAGAGTGGTCTGCAGAAGGAAGCACCTCATGCACCCTGCGGCTGGTGGAGTACATCCCATTCACAGACAGTGGGGCTATACTGATCATGTTCGGGGCCTCGGCCCTGGTGGGCATCACACTCTCCATGTCTGTTCTCTTTGCCGTGAACTACAACACCCCTGTTGTCAGATCTGCTGGGGGACCCATGTGCTTCCTAATCTTAGGCTGCCTCAGTCTGTGTagtctcagtgttttcttttactttggcAAACCAACTGTTTCTTATTGTATCTTGAGGTTCTTACCGTTCTTCTTGTTCTACACTGTTTGTATGGCATGTTTTGTTGTGCGCTCGTTTCAAATTGTTTGCGttttcaaaatggctgccaagTTTCCCAAGCTGCACAGCTGGTGGATGAAGTATCATGGCCAGTGGCTGGTCATCACTGTGGCATTTGTCGCTCAGGCACTCTTAATAACCATTGTCTATTCTTACGCTCCCCCCAGGCCCTACAATGAAACCTTATGGTACGCAGATAAAATCATACTTAGTTGTGACTTCAGTCTGAAAGCCTGCTCTGCTCCTGTATCTTTACTTCTATGTCTGTGCTgtctttgctttattttctcctaCATGGGGAAAGACCTCCCCAAAAATTACAACGAGGCCAAAGCGATAAcgttctgtctgctgctgctgatcctcACCTGGATCATCTTTGCCACTGAATACATGCTTTACCGGGGACGTTACATCCAAACTTTTAACGCTGCGGCAGTGCTCTCCAGTCTCTACTCCTTTCTGTTGTGGTACTTCCTGCCAAAATGTTACATCATCATTTTCCAacccaagaaaaacacacagcagtacTTCCAAGGTCTCATTCAGAACTATACCAAAACTATGAGCCAGTAG
- the LOC117764927 gene encoding taste receptor type 1 member 1-like: MKRFLFCLCLLGSLLRASSTQCTVPASEFQLEGDYLIGGLFDIHHVSDSVHQVRPEAIDCSSQPFILSSYRRFQMMRFAVEQINNSTNLLPNVSLGYEIFDHCSEFQNFPGIFKLISFNGSIEVWGEKHKNMFKMSKMVGVVGPFSSTETPTVAPLFMMDLIPMVSYGAASSAFSEKAKYPSFLRTVHSNEEIIEVIVNILLHFKWKWVAFLNSGDDFGEDGLTSFLKRIKDTEICLPFTKKLTDDTNHSQMFKQIDVQRIQIIIVFAPELTSEDLIRSAIRLNVTNKVWIAGDTWSLNKMLPKERGIQNIGTVLGVSQSVVTIPGFSEFIHSSKSRIQCGNAKQPTFCNQVCNCDSLSAEELISMDPSFSFAVYSAVHALANALHNALQCEAGQCNDNITLSPYMVLAELKKSNFTLMNQTIRFDQNGNPRFGSYSIVFWNQSGDAQKIGFYDFHPSAHHFINGTKVEWYSGEEVPTSQCCPPCEVGYAKKPDGIHKCCFTCQLCRNGTYVNSTEDPYKCIDCKETEWSAEGSTSCTLRLVEYIPFTDSGAILIMFGASALVGITLSMSVLFAVNYNTPVVRSAGGPMCFLILGCLSLCSLSVFFYFGKPTVSYCILRFLPFFLFYTVCMACFVVRSFQIVCVFKMAAKFPKLHSWWMKYHGQWLVITVAFVAQALLITIVYSYAPPRPYNETLWYPDKIILSCDFSLKACSAPVSLLLCLCSLCFIFSYMGKDLPKNYNEAKAITFCLLLLILTWIIFATEYMLYRGRYIQTFNAAAVLSSLYSFLLWYFLPKCYIIIFQPKKNTQQYFQGLIQNYTKTMSQ, encoded by the exons ATGAAacgttttctcttttgtctgtgtctgctgggCTCTCTTCTACGCGCCTCCTCGACTCAGTGCACTGTCCCAGCCTCAGAGTTTCAGCTGGAAGGAGACTATCTGATAGGTGGACTTTTTGATATTCATCATGTCAGTGACTCTGTACATCAAGTCAGACCAGAGGCCATCGACTGCTCCAG TCAACCCTTCATTCTGTCCAGTTATCGGAGGTTTCAGATGATGAGATTCGCTGTGGAGCAAATCAATAACTCCACCAACCTGCTGCCTAATGTGTCTCTTGGTTATGAGATTTTTGACCACTGCTCAGAATTTCAGAATTTCCCAGGAATTTTCAAACTCATCTCATTCAATGGCTCAATTGAAGTCTGGGGTGAAAAACATAAGAATATGttcaaaatgtctaaaatggtAGGAGTGGTCGGCCCCTTCTCAAGCACTGAGACACCGACTGTCGCCCCACTGTTCATGATGGATCTCATCCCTATG GTCAGCTATGGAGCTGCCAGCTCTGCCTTCTCAGAGAAAGCGAAATATCCCTCTTTCCTGCGAACAGTGCATTCCAATGAAGAAATCATAGAAGTGATTGTCAACATCCTACTGCACTTCAAATGGAAGTGGGTTGCTTTCCTCAACAGTGGTGATGACTTTGGTGAGGACGGCCTCACGTCGTTCTTGAAGAGGATTAAAGACACTGAGATCTGCTTGCCGTTCACCAAAAAGCTCACTGACGACACTAATCACTCCCAAATGTTCAAACAGATAGACGTACAGAGGATACAAATCATTATTGTCTTTGCTCCTGAGTTGACCTCTGAAGATCTCATTAGGTCAGCAATACGACTGAATGTCACCAACAAGGTGTGGATAGCAGGGGACACCTGGTCCTTAAACAAGATGCTTCCCAAGGAGAGAGGAATCCAGAATATTGGAACTGTGCTCGGCGTGTCTCAGTCAGTAGTGACGATACCTGGTTTCAGTGAATTTATCCATTCTTCCAAAAGCAGGATTCAATGTGGTAATGCAAAACAACCGACGTTTTGTAATCAGGTTTGCAACTGTGACAGCCTGAGTGCAGAGGAACTCATTTCTATGGACCCATCCTTCTCTTTTGCTGTGTATTCTGCTGTGCATGCTCTTGCCAACGCCTTACACAATGCCTTACAATGTGAAGCTGGTCAATGTAATGACAATATTACACTGTCCCCTTACATG GTTCTAGCAGAGCTGAAGAAGTCAAACTTTACGCTTATGAATCAAACTATTCGGTTTGATCAAAATGGCAACCCCAGGTTTGGATCCTATTCTATAGTTTTCTGGAACCAGAGTGGTGACGCCCAGAAGATCGGCTTTTACGATTTTCACCCATCGGCCCATCATTTTATTAACGGTACCAAAGTAGAGTGGTACTCAGGTGAAGAA GTGCCTACTTCACAGTGTTGCCCACCATGTGAAGTGGGATATGCAAAAAAGCCAGATGGAATCCACAAATGCTGCTTCACATGTCAACTCTGTCGGAATGGAACTTATGTCAACAGCACAG AGGATCCGTACAAGTGCATAGACTGTAAGGAGACAGAGTGGTCTGCAGAAGGAAGCACCTCATGCACCCTGCGGCTGGTGGAGTACATCCCATTCACAGACAGTGGGGCTATACTGATCATGTTCGGGGCCTCGGCCCTGGTGGGCATCACACTCTCCATGTCTGTTCTCTTTGCCGTGAACTACAACACCCCTGTTGTCAGATCTGCTGGGGGACCCATGTGCTTCCTAATCTTAGGCTGCCTCAGTCTGTGTagtctcagtgttttcttttactttggcAAACCAACTGTTTCTTATTGTATCTTGAGGTTCTTACCGTTCTTCTTGTTCTACACTGTTTGTATGGCATGTTTTGTTGTGCGCTCGTTTCAAATTGTTTGCGttttcaaaatggctgccaagTTTCCCAAGCTGCACAGCTGGTGGATGAAGTATCATGGCCAGTGGCTGGTCATCACTGTGGCATTTGTCGCTCAGGCACTCTTAATAACCATTGTCTATTCTTACGCTCCCCCCAGGCCCTACAATGAAACCTTATGGTACCCAGATAAAATCATACTTAGTTGTGACTTCAGTCTGAAAGCCTGCTCTGCTCCTGTATCTTTACTTCTATGTCTGTGCTctctttgctttattttctcctaCATGGGGAAAGACCTCCCCAAAAATTACAACGAGGCCAAAGCGATAAcgttctgtctgctgctgctgatcctcACCTGGATCATCTTTGCCACTGAATACATGCTTTACCGGGGACGTTACATCCAAACTTTTAACGCTGCGGCAGTGCTCTCCAGTCTCTACTCCTTTCTGTTGTGGTACTTCCTGCCAAAATGTTACATCATCATTTTCCAacccaagaaaaacacacagcagtacTTCCAAGGTCTCATTCAGAACTATACCAAAACTATGAGCCAGTAG